In Frondihabitans sp. PAMC 28766, a genomic segment contains:
- a CDS encoding PP2C family serine/threonine-protein phosphatase, giving the protein MSAAIKSAALSNVGKIRANNQDSGYAGNSLFVVADGMGGHAGGDVASAIAIRRIRETDKSYASPGDAEFALQSSLIAANQLLAETVFEHQELTGMGTTVSAMMRVGDSIAIAHIGDSRIYLFRDGELSQITADHTFVQRLVDSGRITPEEAAVHPRRSVLMRVLGDVDAAPEIDTAIIGTQPGDRWLICSDGLSSYLAEDRIRKALASGLDPDAVCRRLIKETLDHGAPDNVTCVVVDVDDDETSAAEVPTTVGSAAAPLTFEGEQGRRPLRLPTLLLHPLKVATTPEDSHFEPESDEYLAELIAEDRRRAHRRRVTWLVALIIAVLLVVTGIFFSYRWTQDHYYVGDRDGTVVIYKGVQQSLGPIALSSVYETTTVKLSDLSNYNRQNVDDTINAASLRDARAIVERLADASKQ; this is encoded by the coding sequence GTGAGCGCAGCGATCAAGAGCGCCGCACTGTCCAACGTCGGGAAGATCCGGGCGAACAACCAAGACAGCGGCTACGCGGGCAACAGCCTCTTCGTGGTGGCCGACGGCATGGGCGGCCACGCGGGCGGCGACGTCGCCTCCGCGATCGCGATCCGCAGGATCCGAGAGACCGACAAGTCGTACGCCTCGCCCGGCGATGCCGAATTCGCGTTGCAGTCGTCTCTGATCGCCGCGAACCAGCTCTTGGCCGAGACCGTGTTCGAGCACCAGGAGCTCACCGGGATGGGCACGACCGTCAGCGCGATGATGCGCGTCGGCGACAGCATCGCGATCGCGCACATCGGCGACTCGCGCATCTACCTCTTCCGCGACGGCGAGCTCAGCCAGATCACCGCCGACCACACCTTCGTGCAGCGCCTCGTCGACTCCGGCCGCATCACGCCCGAAGAGGCCGCGGTGCACCCGCGGCGCTCGGTGCTGATGCGGGTGCTCGGCGACGTCGACGCCGCCCCCGAGATCGACACCGCGATCATCGGCACCCAGCCCGGCGACCGGTGGCTGATCTGCTCGGACGGCCTGTCGAGCTACCTCGCCGAAGACCGCATCCGCAAGGCGCTCGCGAGCGGTCTGGATCCTGACGCCGTCTGCCGCCGCCTGATCAAAGAGACCCTCGATCACGGCGCCCCCGACAACGTCACCTGCGTCGTGGTCGACGTCGACGACGACGAGACCAGTGCCGCCGAGGTGCCGACCACGGTCGGCTCGGCCGCCGCCCCCCTCACCTTCGAGGGCGAGCAGGGCCGACGCCCGCTGCGCCTGCCGACGCTGCTGCTGCACCCGCTCAAGGTCGCGACCACCCCCGAAGACAGTCACTTCGAGCCGGAGTCGGACGAATACCTCGCCGAGTTGATCGCCGAAGACCGCCGCCGTGCGCACCGACGCCGGGTCACCTGGCTTGTGGCGCTCATCATCGCGGTGCTGCTCGTCGTCACGGGCATTTTCTTCTCGTACCGCTGGACGCAAGACCACTACTACGTCGGCGATCGCGACGGCACCGTCGTGATCTACAAGGGTGTGCAGCAGTCGCTCGGGCCGATCGCCCTGTCGAGCGTCTACGAGACCACCACCGTCAAGCTGTCCGACCTGTCGAACTACAACCGGCAGAACGTCGACGACACCATCAACGCGGCGAGCCTCCGAGACGCTCGCGCCATCGTCGAGAGGCTTGCCGATGCCAGCAAGCAGTGA
- a CDS encoding MFS transporter: MSTVTTTAPKAVRLGALTAALLAACIAFQLNASMLSPVLVTMATQLHTDQATIGLSQTLFFTAAALFSLFLPRLSDIVGRKRVLTWMLVVMLIGSVVAALAVNVPMLFAGRIIQGVAGPVVPICLLMLRSEVKDPKRYGVTMGLITAVNGGIAGIDALAGGWLATNFGFRSVFWVIAAIAALAALFVIFWGVESRPSNGVRMDWWGVLPLVVSIGALLTAINEAGKLASADWALVIGGVVVAVVGFVVFWRLENRIRQPLIPTAYLRRRASWALLVTTLLAITGVFAVVNGLVTSLAQNADAGFSMKPDVASLAFLTPYALVGWLVGPFAGRLAPTLGYRTMLRIGIGGSVVATLIMAFVGVHSLPVLIAATVLIGISYAGIANIMLNGLGIVLSPADNPGFLPGLNAGAFNLGAGLSFAVLPVLQVVGSPTGSHSTVGYTTGMLLGAAITLGAFAVSFLIPRPADAETKE; encoded by the coding sequence GTGAGCACCGTCACCACCACCGCCCCCAAGGCCGTCCGCCTCGGCGCGCTGACCGCGGCTCTCCTCGCCGCGTGCATCGCCTTCCAGCTGAACGCCAGCATGCTCAGCCCGGTGCTCGTCACCATGGCGACCCAGCTGCACACCGACCAGGCCACCATCGGCCTCTCGCAGACACTGTTCTTCACCGCAGCCGCTCTGTTCTCCCTCTTCCTCCCGCGGCTGAGTGACATCGTCGGCCGCAAGCGCGTGCTGACCTGGATGCTCGTCGTCATGCTGATCGGCAGCGTCGTCGCCGCCCTCGCCGTCAACGTGCCGATGCTCTTCGCCGGCCGGATCATCCAGGGCGTCGCGGGCCCCGTCGTGCCGATCTGCCTGCTCATGCTGCGCAGCGAGGTGAAAGACCCGAAGCGCTACGGCGTCACCATGGGTCTCATCACCGCGGTCAACGGCGGCATCGCGGGCATCGACGCCCTCGCAGGCGGCTGGCTCGCGACGAACTTCGGCTTCCGTTCCGTCTTCTGGGTCATCGCGGCGATCGCCGCTCTCGCTGCGCTGTTCGTGATCTTCTGGGGCGTCGAGTCACGCCCCTCGAACGGCGTGCGGATGGACTGGTGGGGCGTCCTGCCGCTCGTCGTCTCGATCGGCGCCCTGCTCACGGCCATCAACGAGGCCGGCAAGCTCGCCTCCGCCGACTGGGCTCTCGTGATCGGCGGTGTCGTCGTCGCGGTCGTCGGCTTCGTCGTCTTCTGGCGACTCGAGAACAGGATCCGGCAACCGCTGATCCCGACCGCGTATCTGCGCCGCCGCGCATCCTGGGCCCTGCTCGTCACCACGCTTCTCGCGATCACGGGCGTCTTCGCCGTGGTCAACGGCCTGGTGACCTCGCTCGCGCAGAACGCCGACGCCGGCTTCTCGATGAAGCCCGACGTCGCATCGCTGGCCTTCCTCACCCCATACGCCCTCGTCGGCTGGCTCGTCGGGCCGTTCGCCGGCCGGCTCGCCCCGACGCTCGGGTACCGCACAATGTTGCGGATCGGCATCGGCGGCAGCGTCGTCGCGACCCTCATCATGGCCTTCGTCGGCGTGCATTCGCTGCCCGTGCTGATCGCGGCCACCGTGCTGATCGGCATCAGCTACGCCGGCATCGCCAACATCATGCTCAACGGCCTCGGCATCGTCCTCTCGCCCGCCGACAACCCCGGATTCCTGCCCGGGCTGAACGCCGGTGCGTTCAACCTCGGCGCGGGGCTCAGTTTCGCGGTGCTGCCCGTGCTGCAGGTCGTCGGCTCGCCGACCGGCAGCCACTCGACCGTCGGCTACACGACAGGCATGCTGCTCGGCGCGGCCATCACCCTGGGGGCGTTCGCCGTGTCCTTCCTGATCCCCCGCCCCGCCGACGCCGAGACGAAGGAGTGA
- a CDS encoding GNAT family N-acetyltransferase, producing the protein MPDFLAWIRDSAASRHLRASIRDATPDDAERCREIYRPYIDDTAITFEEAVPSVDEMRRRIADAQAAHAWLVLEDGEAPDRRVIGYAYAGPFATRAAYRWAAEVSVYLARDERHRGGGRALYAALLPRLVDRGFRIAMACMTLPNEASVGLHEALGFERVATYRDIGWKLGSWHSTAWMQLWLPTGDSASAPPSELR; encoded by the coding sequence GTGCCAGACTTTTTGGCATGGATTCGGGACAGCGCGGCGAGCCGCCACCTCAGGGCGTCCATCCGAGATGCCACGCCCGACGACGCCGAGCGCTGCCGCGAGATCTACCGGCCCTACATCGACGACACCGCGATCACCTTTGAAGAGGCGGTGCCGTCGGTCGACGAGATGCGGCGCAGGATCGCCGACGCGCAGGCCGCTCACGCCTGGCTCGTGCTCGAAGACGGCGAGGCACCGGATCGCCGAGTGATCGGCTACGCCTACGCCGGCCCATTCGCCACGCGGGCGGCGTATCGCTGGGCGGCCGAGGTCAGTGTCTACCTCGCCCGCGACGAGCGGCACCGAGGGGGCGGGCGGGCGCTCTACGCGGCGCTGTTGCCGCGCCTCGTCGACCGCGGGTTCCGCATCGCGATGGCGTGCATGACGCTGCCCAACGAGGCGAGCGTCGGCCTTCACGAGGCGCTCGGGTTCGAGCGCGTGGCGACCTACCGCGACATCGGCTGGAAGCTCGGATCCTGGCACTCGACCGCGTGGATGCAGCTGTGGCTGCCGACGGGCGACTCGGCCAGCGCGCCTCCGAGCGAGTTGCGCTGA
- the lipB gene encoding lipoyl(octanoyl) transferase LipB: MTTMRIGLGGDAVLFDTALPDTALPNTALLDYGEGLALQRRLHAEVVAGTLDHALILCQHADVYTAGTRTQPTDLPRDGSPVIEADRGGRITWHGRGQLVAYPIVRLPEPVDVVAHVRALEQIVIDVCAAVGVTAERIEGRSGAWVRGVFGDEKVGAIGIRVAQGVTMHGISLNCDNSLEPYSTIVACGIADAGVTTLSRAVGRRILPADVVDLVDDRLVAYLESLDARSLDARSLDARSLDARSLDARSLDAGSLAVGRSAVRA; encoded by the coding sequence ATGACGACGATGCGAATCGGTCTCGGCGGCGACGCCGTACTCTTTGACACCGCGCTTCCGGACACCGCACTTCCGAACACCGCGCTTCTGGACTATGGCGAGGGGCTCGCCCTCCAGCGCCGCCTCCACGCCGAGGTGGTGGCGGGCACTCTCGACCACGCGCTGATTCTGTGCCAGCACGCCGACGTCTACACCGCCGGCACCCGCACGCAGCCGACCGATCTGCCCCGTGACGGCAGCCCCGTGATCGAGGCCGACCGGGGCGGCAGGATCACCTGGCACGGGCGAGGCCAGCTCGTCGCCTATCCCATCGTGCGGCTGCCCGAGCCCGTCGACGTCGTGGCTCACGTGCGGGCCCTCGAGCAGATCGTGATCGATGTGTGCGCCGCGGTCGGCGTGACCGCCGAGCGGATCGAAGGGCGCAGCGGCGCCTGGGTGCGCGGGGTGTTCGGCGACGAGAAGGTCGGGGCGATCGGCATCCGGGTCGCGCAAGGGGTCACGATGCACGGGATCTCGCTCAACTGCGACAACTCGCTCGAGCCGTACTCGACGATCGTCGCGTGCGGCATCGCCGACGCCGGTGTCACCACGCTGTCGCGGGCCGTTGGTCGTCGCATCCTGCCGGCCGACGTCGTCGACCTCGTCGACGACCGCCTCGTCGCGTACCTCGAGTCGCTGGACGCGCGTTCGCTGGACGCGCGTTCGCTGGACGCGCGTTCGCTGGACGCGCGTTCGCTGGACGCGCGTTCGCTCGACGCCGGCTCGCTCGCTGTCGGGCGTTCGGCGGTCAGGGCGTGA
- a CDS encoding DUF4190 domain-containing protein, whose amino-acid sequence MVDTPTHAAPPTYQGSNYQPRQGTSGMAIAGFVLAFFGVLDIVGLILSIIAFRAAKRENRPRGLALAGIIIAAVTIVLAIVGGIVAGVALGHVASECKQLGPGTHHVNGVTYTCS is encoded by the coding sequence ATGGTCGACACCCCTACCCATGCCGCACCGCCCACCTACCAGGGCAGCAACTACCAACCTCGTCAGGGAACGTCGGGCATGGCCATCGCCGGCTTCGTCCTGGCGTTCTTCGGCGTCCTCGACATCGTCGGCCTGATCCTCTCGATCATCGCCTTCCGTGCCGCCAAACGCGAGAACCGCCCGCGTGGATTGGCGCTGGCCGGGATCATCATCGCTGCTGTGACCATCGTCCTCGCCATCGTCGGCGGCATCGTCGCCGGCGTCGCGCTCGGCCACGTCGCATCAGAATGCAAGCAGCTCGGCCCCGGCACGCACCACGTCAACGGGGTCACGTACACCTGCTCGTGA
- a CDS encoding nucleoside hydrolase, whose amino-acid sequence MTPSPTTTPSPTPTPPGTPPRAIVLDCDPGHDDAVALLLAHGDARIDLLAVTTVFGNQTLEKVTRNALSVARIAGISGIPFAAGAARPLVREVEHASDIHGESGLDGPTLPEPTIELDARHAVDVIIDTVMSREPGTVTLVATGALTNLALAVRREPALIERVQEVVLMGGGYHVGNWSAVAEFNIAIDPEAAHIVFSAGWPVVMVGLDLTHQALATPSVAARIAAVGTAPARFVGELLEFFGTTYKEVQGFDSPPVHDPCAVAYVIDPTIVQTVKVPIGIELTGTLTLGMTVADFRAAAPESCTTRAATTLDRERFWALVVGALETIGEGE is encoded by the coding sequence ATGACACCGAGCCCGACAACAACACCGAGCCCGACACCGACCCCGCCGGGGACCCCACCCCGCGCGATCGTCCTCGACTGCGACCCCGGCCACGACGACGCCGTCGCCCTGCTGCTCGCCCACGGCGACGCGCGTATCGACCTGCTGGCCGTGACGACCGTGTTCGGCAACCAGACCCTCGAGAAGGTCACCCGCAATGCTCTTTCGGTGGCCAGGATCGCCGGGATCTCGGGCATCCCGTTCGCTGCCGGCGCCGCCCGCCCCCTCGTCCGCGAGGTCGAGCACGCCTCCGACATCCATGGCGAGTCCGGCCTCGACGGCCCGACTCTGCCCGAGCCGACCATCGAGCTCGACGCCCGCCACGCAGTCGACGTGATCATCGACACCGTGATGTCGCGCGAGCCCGGCACCGTGACGCTCGTCGCGACCGGCGCCCTCACGAACCTCGCCCTGGCCGTGCGCCGCGAGCCGGCCCTGATCGAGCGGGTGCAGGAGGTCGTGCTCATGGGCGGCGGCTATCACGTCGGCAACTGGAGCGCCGTCGCCGAGTTCAACATCGCGATCGACCCGGAGGCCGCGCACATCGTCTTCAGCGCGGGTTGGCCGGTCGTCATGGTCGGCCTCGACCTCACCCACCAGGCCCTCGCCACCCCGTCGGTCGCAGCCCGGATCGCCGCCGTCGGCACCGCGCCCGCCCGCTTCGTCGGCGAGCTGCTCGAGTTCTTCGGCACGACCTACAAAGAGGTGCAGGGCTTCGACTCGCCACCCGTCCACGACCCGTGCGCCGTCGCCTACGTCATCGACCCGACGATCGTGCAGACCGTGAAGGTGCCGATCGGCATCGAGCTGACCGGCACGCTCACGCTCGGCATGACGGTGGCAGACTTCCGGGCAGCGGCCCCCGAGAGCTGCACCACCCGGGCCGCCACGACCCTCGACCGCGAGCGCTTCTGGGCCCTCGTCGTCGGCGCCCTCGAGACGATCGGAGAAGGCGAGTGA
- a CDS encoding putative quinol monooxygenase has protein sequence MSMTVLLEITLKERTSGAEEILRETLAQTAAFDGNESLEVLLDDDDEQKLVVVEIWETTEHHAAYNAWRQTPEGASRLGDISEARLKRIFSHTLAL, from the coding sequence ATGTCGATGACAGTTCTGCTCGAAATCACCCTCAAAGAACGCACCAGCGGCGCCGAAGAGATCCTGCGCGAGACTCTGGCTCAGACGGCGGCGTTCGACGGCAACGAGAGTCTCGAGGTGCTGCTCGACGACGACGACGAACAGAAGCTCGTGGTCGTCGAGATCTGGGAGACGACAGAGCACCACGCCGCGTACAACGCCTGGCGTCAGACGCCGGAGGGCGCGTCGAGACTCGGCGACATCTCCGAGGCACGCCTCAAGCGGATCTTCTCGCACACCCTCGCTCTGTAG
- a CDS encoding FHA domain-containing protein: MTSELTLLVLRLAFIVVLWLFIFFIVYALRSDLFGQRAKRLPSDQQPTSTPPGGQAAQNQAAAPSRQAAAPRTPPPSAPSAGDTASRLLITKGAKSGLEMPLGDGPLTIGRSNESNLIIRDDYTSTHHARLMLWNGRWVVQDLDSTNGTFVDGEKVTVPTPVPLNTTVTIGTTSFELRR, encoded by the coding sequence GTGACCAGTGAGCTGACTCTTCTCGTGCTGCGGTTGGCGTTCATCGTCGTCCTGTGGCTGTTCATCTTCTTCATCGTCTACGCGCTGCGCAGCGACCTCTTTGGCCAGCGAGCCAAGCGATTGCCGTCCGATCAGCAGCCGACATCGACACCACCCGGCGGCCAGGCCGCCCAGAACCAGGCCGCCGCGCCATCCCGACAGGCAGCGGCACCGCGCACCCCGCCGCCGTCCGCCCCGAGCGCCGGCGACACCGCCAGCCGCCTGCTCATCACCAAGGGCGCGAAGTCAGGCCTCGAGATGCCCCTCGGCGACGGGCCGCTGACCATCGGCCGCTCGAACGAGAGCAACCTGATCATCCGCGACGACTACACGTCGACGCATCACGCCCGCCTCATGCTCTGGAACGGCCGCTGGGTCGTCCAAGACCTCGACTCGACCAACGGCACCTTCGTCGACGGCGAGAAGGTCACCGTTCCCACGCCCGTCCCGCTGAACACCACGGTCACCATCGGCACGACCAGCTTCGAGTTGCGGCGGTAG
- a CDS encoding DUF3662 and FHA domain-containing protein encodes MGLLDNFEQRLERVVNGAFSKTFRSGVQPLEITAALRHELDIKAAVVSRERILVPNEFRVLLSKTDYDKMHAMGGALIDELVQLVKNHAAAQSYSFAGPVRVALEDNSELSVGIIRIESANVREEDVTWTPVIEIDGRQHRIKRGRTIVGRGSEADITVNDTGTSRKHVEILWDGERAQATDLGSTNGSKLDGEPLTKAVLQPGSVVQIGRTRIVFRVLPVSSASPRPGDPRREGDDGGSTR; translated from the coding sequence ATGGGGCTACTCGACAACTTCGAACAGCGTCTCGAGCGCGTCGTCAACGGCGCCTTCTCGAAGACGTTCCGTTCGGGTGTCCAGCCGCTCGAGATCACGGCGGCGCTGAGGCACGAGCTCGACATCAAGGCGGCGGTGGTGTCGCGCGAGCGCATCCTGGTGCCCAACGAGTTCCGTGTCCTGCTCTCGAAGACCGACTACGACAAGATGCACGCCATGGGCGGCGCACTCATCGACGAGCTGGTGCAACTGGTCAAGAATCACGCCGCGGCGCAGAGCTACTCGTTCGCCGGCCCCGTGCGGGTCGCGCTCGAAGACAACTCCGAGCTCAGCGTCGGGATCATCAGGATCGAGTCGGCGAACGTCCGTGAAGAAGATGTGACGTGGACACCGGTCATCGAGATCGACGGCCGGCAGCATCGCATTAAGAGAGGTCGCACGATCGTCGGCCGCGGCAGCGAGGCCGACATCACGGTCAACGACACGGGCACGAGCCGCAAACACGTCGAGATCCTGTGGGACGGCGAGCGCGCGCAGGCCACCGACCTCGGTTCGACGAACGGCTCGAAGCTCGACGGCGAGCCTCTGACGAAGGCCGTGCTGCAGCCCGGTTCGGTCGTTCAGATCGGGCGGACGCGTATCGTGTTCCGAGTGCTTCCCGTCTCCTCCGCTTCTCCGCGCCCCGGCGACCCCCGCCGTGAGGGCGATGACGGGGGGTCGACGCGGTGA
- a CDS encoding ribokinase yields MGDIVIVGSLNTDLVVQTERFPQPGETLHGSPLVTSPGGKSSNQAAAAARLGGAVRLIGAVGDDDNGRMLIAAAQSAGVDTDAVALRPGTTTGTAVITVDARGENTIVISAGANGTLSPADVDQHRAVFDGAAVLGLCLEVDVETVLAAARAGHEAGLVVLTNLSPFADVPDELLELTDIVLLNQHEAALVLDGGDDSDSHSDDDDMDHDALAAALAARGVHRFVVTHGSAGCTVFGEQAAPVTVASPRVTAVDTTGCGDAFMGALALRLAEGDDLVGAARYAVRVASFAATRAGAQSSYPTPTELGAFA; encoded by the coding sequence ATGGGCGACATCGTGATCGTGGGGTCGCTCAACACCGACCTCGTCGTGCAGACCGAGCGCTTCCCACAGCCGGGCGAGACGCTGCACGGCTCGCCGCTCGTGACCTCACCCGGCGGCAAGAGCTCGAACCAGGCCGCGGCCGCGGCTCGCCTCGGTGGCGCCGTCCGACTCATCGGGGCGGTCGGCGACGACGACAACGGCAGGATGCTGATCGCCGCGGCCCAGAGTGCCGGCGTCGACACCGACGCGGTCGCCCTCCGCCCCGGCACCACGACCGGCACGGCGGTGATCACGGTCGACGCCCGGGGCGAGAACACCATCGTCATCTCCGCCGGTGCCAACGGCACGCTGTCACCGGCCGATGTCGACCAGCACCGCGCGGTGTTCGACGGCGCAGCGGTGCTCGGGCTGTGCCTCGAGGTCGACGTCGAGACCGTGCTGGCGGCCGCGCGAGCGGGCCATGAGGCCGGTCTCGTCGTGCTCACGAACCTCTCGCCGTTCGCCGACGTGCCCGACGAGCTGCTCGAGCTGACCGACATCGTGCTGCTCAACCAGCACGAGGCCGCGCTGGTGCTCGACGGCGGCGACGACAGCGACAGCCACAGCGACGACGACGACATGGACCACGACGCCCTGGCCGCGGCCCTGGCCGCGCGCGGCGTCCACCGCTTCGTGGTCACCCATGGGTCGGCAGGATGCACGGTGTTCGGCGAGCAGGCAGCCCCGGTCACGGTCGCCTCCCCTCGTGTCACGGCGGTCGACACCACCGGCTGCGGCGACGCCTTCATGGGTGCCCTCGCCCTCCGTCTCGCCGAAGGTGACGATCTCGTCGGGGCCGCCCGCTACGCGGTCCGGGTGGCGAGCTTCGCCGCCACCCGCGCCGGGGCGCAGAGCTCGTACCCGACCCCGACCGAGCTGGGCGCCTTCGCCTGA
- a CDS encoding proline iminopeptidase-family hydrolase codes for MPTVTTDTMPFEGGSTWLQVTTPDSPREGALPLIVLHGGPGMAHDYVRNIAALADETGRVVVHYDQFGCGRSTHRPDAPAEFWSPDLFVAEFEQVVEHLGFEAYHLLGQSWGGMLGAEIAVRQPKGLRSLSICNSPASMELWTEGTSALRDLLPTDVRDALAEGEATQAWTTPEYVAATQVFYDRHVCRVLPSPQDLVDTLAQVDDDPTVYFTMNGPNEFSCIGTLRDWSIVDRLGNVEAPTLVIAGELDEAVATSWQPFVDGIADVESRVFEGASHCTHLEQPEAFRGVVADFLARHEA; via the coding sequence ATGCCCACTGTCACCACGGACACCATGCCCTTCGAAGGCGGATCCACCTGGCTGCAGGTGACCACGCCCGACTCGCCGCGCGAGGGGGCCCTGCCGCTGATCGTGCTGCACGGCGGCCCCGGCATGGCCCACGACTACGTCAGGAACATCGCGGCGCTCGCGGACGAGACCGGGCGAGTGGTCGTCCACTACGACCAGTTCGGCTGCGGCCGCAGCACCCACCGGCCCGACGCGCCGGCGGAGTTCTGGAGCCCCGACCTGTTCGTCGCCGAGTTCGAGCAGGTCGTCGAGCACCTCGGCTTCGAGGCGTACCACCTGCTCGGCCAGTCGTGGGGCGGCATGCTCGGCGCCGAGATCGCCGTCCGCCAGCCGAAGGGCCTGCGCTCGCTGTCGATCTGCAACTCGCCGGCGTCGATGGAGCTGTGGACCGAGGGCACGTCAGCGCTGCGCGACCTCCTGCCGACCGATGTCCGCGACGCGCTCGCCGAGGGCGAGGCCACGCAGGCGTGGACCACCCCCGAGTACGTCGCTGCCACCCAGGTCTTCTACGACCGCCACGTCTGCCGGGTGCTGCCGTCGCCGCAGGATCTCGTCGACACCCTCGCGCAGGTCGACGACGACCCGACGGTCTACTTCACGATGAACGGGCCGAACGAGTTCTCGTGCATCGGCACCCTCCGCGACTGGTCGATCGTCGACCGTCTCGGCAACGTCGAAGCACCCACGCTCGTGATCGCGGGCGAGCTCGACGAGGCGGTGGCCACCAGCTGGCAGCCGTTCGTCGACGGCATCGCCGACGTCGAGAGCCGCGTCTTCGAGGGCGCCAGCCACTGCACGCACCTCGAGCAGCCCGAGGCCTTTCGCGGCGTCGTGGCCGACTTCCTCGCCCGCCACGAGGCCTGA
- a CDS encoding LacI family DNA-binding transcriptional regulator, which produces MPGDAVERAPRRARPGRPPRATAADVAALAGTSIATVSLVANGKTTGRVSDDTTARVTAAIDSLGYVVDHAASALAKGSADIVILVAPDLSNPYYGDVVAGIAETLGDRYQLLLSVSSTGEQPSTAALRRFMAVRPAGLLVDAPSAELVDALPAGTVTVFLDAPGDRSAGLPTVNYDLGSAVDELVEHLAGEGHRTVAYLDSSTGTDTFTLRRTLFEAAAARRGVAVVGPASSLVEVSAAARAVATEWPEWQTAGVTSVVCATDTQAYGALAFARESDLRVPQDLAVAGFDNLPSSAVTAPGLTSVALPGAALGRTAASTLLGLLDRVDGPAPASSGVGVAGSTATTVDLAARLVIRGSTQRAR; this is translated from the coding sequence ATGCCAGGGGATGCGGTCGAGAGAGCGCCCCGACGCGCGCGCCCCGGCCGGCCTCCCCGAGCCACCGCCGCCGACGTGGCCGCCCTCGCCGGCACCTCGATCGCCACCGTGTCGCTCGTCGCCAACGGCAAGACGACGGGGCGAGTGTCGGACGACACCACGGCGCGCGTGACAGCCGCCATCGATTCGCTCGGCTACGTCGTCGACCACGCGGCCAGCGCGCTGGCCAAAGGGAGTGCCGACATCGTGATCCTGGTCGCTCCCGACCTGTCGAACCCCTATTACGGCGATGTCGTCGCCGGCATCGCTGAGACGCTCGGCGACCGCTACCAGCTGCTGCTGTCGGTGTCGAGCACCGGCGAGCAGCCCAGCACAGCGGCCCTCCGCCGGTTCATGGCTGTTCGGCCCGCCGGGCTGTTGGTCGACGCGCCTTCGGCCGAGCTCGTCGACGCGCTTCCCGCTGGCACGGTGACCGTCTTCCTGGATGCGCCGGGAGACCGCTCGGCCGGGCTCCCGACCGTGAACTACGACCTGGGCTCGGCCGTCGACGAGCTCGTCGAGCACCTCGCCGGCGAGGGGCACCGCACGGTCGCCTACCTCGACAGCAGCACCGGCACCGACACGTTCACCCTGCGCCGCACGCTCTTCGAGGCGGCAGCCGCGCGCCGAGGGGTCGCCGTCGTCGGCCCGGCGTCGAGCCTCGTCGAGGTCTCGGCGGCGGCCCGCGCTGTGGCCACCGAGTGGCCCGAGTGGCAGACGGCCGGGGTCACGTCGGTCGTCTGCGCCACCGACACGCAGGCATACGGGGCCCTCGCCTTCGCGCGCGAAAGCGACCTCCGAGTGCCGCAGGATCTCGCCGTGGCCGGGTTCGACAACCTCCCGTCGTCGGCGGTGACGGCGCCGGGCCTCACCAGCGTCGCCCTCCCGGGCGCGGCCCTCGGTCGAACGGCCGCGTCGACCCTGCTGGGCCTGCTCGACCGCGTCGACGGCCCCGCGCCCGCGTCGTCGGGGGTGGGGGTGGCGGGGTCGACGGCGACCACGGTCGACCTCGCGGCGCGACTCGTCATCCGCGGATCGACGCAGCGGGCTCGCTGA